A stretch of DNA from Mycolicibacterium celeriflavum:
GACGACCGCGATCCTGCTCAGGTCTGCACCCATCTCCACAGCCGCCAGCAGACCGACGTCGGGTTGGCCGACGATCGCGGCGTGCCCGCCGCCCGCAGTCACCGCCGCCACCATGCTCAGCAGCAACGACCGAGCCCCGGTCACCACCGCCACGGTGCCGCGCGGCAACGGCGCATGGGACAGTTCGGCCAGCGTTTCGGGCATCGGCAGCAAAGTTTCCGAAGCCGGAAGCTGATCGGCCGAGGAGGCTGCGCCGCGTCGGCCGGCACCAACTTTGCCGGAGACTGCCGCTATCTTGCGACGCAGGTGTTCTACCTGTTCAGCGCGGGTAAGCTGGCGCCGATCCAGGCTGACGGCAGCTGTCACATCAGCACCTCCTGCATCGTCTGACTCAATGGTTTCTCGAATGTATGTTCGATACGCCGAGTAAACACCCACCCACCGACAGCGTCAAGCGCGTCCAGTGAGCATCGAGTGCACGGTGGGTGTACGCAAATGTCGAAAACCCGGACACTGACCGCGCACTCGGCGAAACCAATGACCAATGATGACATTGACAAATGTCACCAATTGGTGGTGTACTTCGACGGTGCTCAACGATGCGCCGGCGGCGTGATGCCGTGAAACTCTTCGGGGACAGGCGAAGTCGCGATGCCGCGGCCGTCATCACCGGCGCAGGCAGCGGCATCGGTGCCGCCTTCGCCGTCGAGCTCGCCAACCGCGGTGGCCGGGTGGTGTGCAGCGACATCGACGAGGCGTCGGCCCGCTGCACCGCCGAGGCGATCGAAAACCGAGGTGGACAAGCGATAGCGGTGCGTTGCGACGTCACTCGCATCGACGACGTCACCGCGCTGGCCGACGAGGCGCAATCCTGGTTCGGCGGCCCACCGACCGTGGTGATCAACAACGCGGGCGTCGGCGCGGGCGGCCTGCCGATCGGCGAGACCGGCCTCGACGACTGGCGCTGGGTGCTCGACATCAACCTGTGGGGCCCGATCCACGGCTGCCACGTGTTCGCGCCGATCCTCAGAGACGCGGGCTATGGCGGCATCATCAACGTCGCCTCGGCCGCGGCCTTCGGTGCGGCGCCGGGGATGGCGGCCTACAACGTCAGCAAGGCCGGCGTGTTGTCGCTGTCGGAAACATTGGCCGCCGAACTGAGCGGTTCCGGTGTCAACGTGACCGCGCTGTGCCCGACGTTCGTCAAGACGAACATCGTCCAATCCGGCCGCATATCAGCGAAGTCCACCCAGTTGGCCGACCGGCTGATGCGATGGACCGGCTTCTCCCCCGACCGGGTGGCCCGCATGTGTCTGGACACGCTCGATCGCGGCGGCCTGTACTGCATGCCGCAGCCGGACGCCCGAATCGGCTGGGGCATCAAACGATTCACCCCGACGGTGTACACCCGCGCCGTCGGCTTGACGACCCGCGTCACGAGCTAGGAGGTTCCGATGGCCACCAAGACCAAGATCGACATGGACGCGATGCTGGCCAAGATCAAGGACCGGCAGTGGGCGTTGGCCGACATCGATTGGGATGCTCCGGGTGCGGAGTTGATCACCGACGAGCAGCGGCCGAAGTTGAAGGCCTTCATGGCAGACCTGTGCTGGATCGAGAACATCGGGGCACGCGGGTTCGCGGCGCTGGCCAAAAAGGCGCCGACGCCGACGATCGCGGAGATCTACCGCTACTTCCACGCCGAGGAGCAACGGCACGCCAATGCCGAACTGGCGCTGATGAAGCGGTGGGGCATGCTCGAAGACGGTGAGGTCCCCGAGCCCAACGTCAACATCCGGCTGGCCATCGACTGGCTGGACCGGTGGGCGGACGACATGCCGCTGTCGCTGCTCGGCACGGTCATTCCGATGCTCGAGGTCGCCCTCGACGGTGCGCTGCTGAAGTTCCTGCTCGATGAGGTGCACGATCCCGTGTGCCACCGGGTGTTCGAGAAGATCAACAACGACGAATCCCGGCACCTCGTGGTCGATTTCGAAGTGCTCGACATGATCGGCCATGCCAGGATCCGGCGGTTGCTGATCGACTTCATCGGCCACAACGCCACCCCGGGTCTGATCATCGGCGCGGTCATGGGTGCACCGCTGATCAACAGGATCCGCAACGAGATCGTCGCCATGGGTATGGAACCGGAGCGGCTGTACCGGGCGGTGAAGAGGTTCAAGGAACTGGGCGACCGCGGCGAGTACACCAACCGGGTGCCGACATACCGCTTCCTGCGGCGCTACGCCGGTGTCGTCACCAACCCGCGCCACCCCTATCACCTCCTGGCCAACTCCATGGTGTGGATCTCCGACCGGTATCCGAGGCCGTTGCTGCCGTCGGTGCCGAGCTGGGTCAAAGAGGTCACCCACGAGCCGGCGGCCTGACATGGACGTCCACGACACGCTGATCGTCGGTGCCGGGTTCACCGGCATCGGCGCGGCGATCAAGCTCTCCGAGGCCGGCGTCGACGACTTCGTCATCCTCGAACGCGGCGACCGGGTCGGCGGCACATGGCGCGACAACACCTATCCCGGTGCGGCATGCGACATTCCGTCGCTGCTGTACTCGTTCTCGTTCGCCGGGAATCCCAACTGGTCGCGGTCCTACTCGCCGGGCGAGGAGATCCGCGCGCACATCGAGGACATGGTCGACGATTTCGGACTTCGCCACCGCATCCGGTTCGGCGTCGAGGTGAACGGCCTGCAATTCAGTGAGGCCGATGGGGTGTGGACGGTGAAAGCCAAGGGCCGAAAACGCTTTCGGGCGCGCACCGTGGTCCTGGCGTCGGGGCCGTTACCGGATCACAAGTGGCCCGACATCCGCGGCCTCGACAGCTACCGGGGTCACAAGATCCACAGTGCGCGCTGGGATCACGACTACGACTTCGCCGGCAAGCGGGTGGCCGTCGTCGGCACGGGCGCCAGCGCGGTGCAGATCGTGCCCGAACTGGTGAAGCGCGCCGACTTCGTCAAGGTCTTCCAGCGCACGCCGGGCTGGGTGCTGCCCCGGCTGGACATCGCCACACCGGCTGCCGCTCAGACCTTGTTCGCGAAAGTCCCTGCGGTGCAGGAGATCGCGCGCCAAGCGTTGTTCTGGGGTCATGAGCTCACCGCGACCGCACTGGTGTGGGACACCCCGCTCACCGGGCTGGTCGCCCAACTCGGCAAGGCGCATCTGCGGCTACAGGTCAAAGATCCGTGGCTGCGCCGCCAGCTCACACCCGATTTCACCCCGGGCTGCAAGCGGATGTTGATGTCCAGTGACTACTACCCGGCGCTGCAACGGGACAACTGCAAGCTCATCGACTGGCCGATCGCGACCATGAGCCCGGTCGGCATCCGCACCAGCGACGGGGTCGAACACCACCTGGACTGCGTGGTTTTCGCCACCGGTTACGACGTCCATCTGACCGGACCGCCGTTTCCGGTGACCGGTATCGGTGGCCGCAAGCTGAGCGAGGACTGGGCCGGCGGCGCACAGGCCTACAAGAGCGTCAACGCGCACGGCTACCCGAACCTGTTCTTCATGACGGGTCCGAACTCCGGTCCGGGCCACAACTCGCTGCTGGTGTACGTCGAAGGGCAACTCGACTACACCGTGCGGGCAATCACCACCATTCTCCGTGAACGACTGCGCTATCTCGACGTACGTGAGGACGTTCAGCGGCGCTACAACGAACGCATCCAGAAGCGGCTGACCAAGACCACCTGGATGTCGGGTTGCAGCAGTTGGTACCTGACGGCCGACGGTTTCAACGCGTCGATGTACCCGGGCTTCGCCACCCAGTATCTTCGACAGATGCGGGACTTCCGGCGCGACGACTACGTCGCTGTAGCGCGCGACGTCTACGCGGTCACCACACCGGCCTGAAATGACAGGACGGCAGCCGCGACCGCCGGCGGGACCGATCTCGGCGATTCTCAACGGGCTTCGGCGAGCGGACAAACGGGTGCGCCGCGGTTCCCGCGATGTGGTCGCGACGGCGGTTTCGCAGCTGTTCGACGCCGCCGTGCAACCCCACGGCGTCGAGGAGTCGGGCGAGTACCGCATCGAGGAGCTCGCCCGGTTGGCCGGCACCACTACCCGCAACATCCGGGTGTACCGCGACCGGGGCCTGCTGCACCCGCCGCTGCGGGTCGGCCGGATCGCGCTGTTCAACGACACCCACCTGACCCGGTTGCGGCTGATCACGTCGCTGCTGGACCGCGGCTACAACATCTCCCACGTGCGCGAGATGTTGTCCGCGTGGGAACAGGGCAAGGGCGTCGGCGAGATCCTCGGGCTCGAATCGGCGATCGCGGGCAGCTGGGCGACGGAGAAGCCCGAGCGGATGAGCGTCGCCGACGCCAGGCGGCTGGTCGACGACGATCCCGGTTTCGACCGGATGGTCGGTCTCGGCGTGATCAAGCTGGAGGATGGTGAGGCCGTCATCGTTCGGCCCAAGCTGATCGAGGCGTTCAACGACATCCGCCAATACGGCGTGGGCACCGACAAGCTCATCGACCTGCACGAGCGGATCGGCCCGCTGATCGACCAGATCAGCGGCATCCTGGTGCAGGCGGGCATCGAGGAAGTGCTGCACCGCATCAACCCGGGCGCCGCGCTGCCGCCCGACACCGAGATCGCCGAACTGATCACCATGCTCGTGCGGTTCCGCACCCAGGCGGTGTCGGCGGTGTCGGCGACCCTGGCCTTCTCGATCGAGTCGACGATCGAGTCGCTGGTCGGTGAGATCCTCGGGGACGTCATCGACAAAGACTCGGGCGCTTGATCACTCCCACTCGATGGTGCCGGGCGGTTTGCTCGTCACGTCCAGCACCACCCGGTTGACCTCCGCCACCTCGTTGGTGATCCGGGTCGAGATGCGTTCGAGCACTTCGTAAGGCACCCGCGTCCAGTCGGCGGTCATGGCGTCCTCGCTCGACACCGGGCGCAGCACGATCGGATGCCCGTAGGTGCGGCCGTCGCCCTGCACGCCCACCGACCGGATGTCGGCCAGCAGCACGACGGGGCACTGCCAGATCTGGTTGTCCAGCCCTGCCGCGGTCAGTTCCTCGCGGGCGATCGCATCAGCGCGACGCAGCGTCTCCAGCCGCGACGCGGTGACCTCGCCGACAATCCGGATGCCCAAGCCGGGACCCGGAAACGGTTGGCGCGCAACGATTTCCTCCGGCAATCCGAGCTCACGGCCGACGGCTCGCACCTCGTCCTTGAACAGCAATCGCAGCGGCTCGACCAAGGTGAACTTCAGGTCGTCGGGCAATCCCCCGACGTTGTGGTGGCTCTTGATGTTGGCGGTGCCCGAACCTCCGCCGGACTCCACCACGTCGGGATACAGCGTGCCCTGCACCAGGTATTCGACATCACCAGTTGGCTCCTCGCGCAAGCGCTCGTCGGCCGACCCACCACCCTCCACAAGGCTGCGCACCGCCCCTTCGAACGCCCGGATGAACTCTCTGCCGATGACCTTGCGTTTGCCTTCGGGGTTGGTCACCCCCGTCAGCGCCTCGAGGAACCGGTCGGCGACGTCGACGGTGACCAGGTTGGCGTGGGTGGCGGCGACGAAGTCACGCTGCACCTGCGCCCGCTCGCCCGCCCGCAGCAGGCCGTGGTCGACGAACACGCAGGTCAACCGGTCGCCGATGGCCCGTTGCACGAGCGCGGCGGCGACGGCGGAGTCCACCCCGCCGGACAGCCCGCAGATCGCCCGACCGTCACCGATCTCCTCGCGCACCTGCTCGACGAGCGCCTCGGCGATGTTGGCCGGCGTCCAGGTCGAGTCGATCCCGGCGAACTCGTGCAGGAAGCGGCTCAACACCTGCTGACCATGAGGCGTGTGCATCACCTCGGGGTGGTACTGCACACCGGCCAGTCGCCGGGCCCGATTCTCGAACGCCGCGACCGGCGCACCGGTGCTGGCGGCCACCACCTCAAAGCCCTCCGGGGCCTCGGTGACGGCGTCGCCATGGCTCATCCATACCGGCTGAGTCGTCGGCAGATCCGAATGCAGTTGCCCGCCAGTGACTTTCAACTCGGTGCGGCCGTACTCGCGCGTCCCGGTGCGCGCGACCGTTCCTCCGAGCACCTGTGCCATCGCCTGAAAGCCGTAGCAGATACCGAACACCGGTACGTCCAAGTCGAACAGCTGGGGGTTCAGCCGCGGGGCGCCGTCCTCGTAGACACTGGCCGGCCCGCCGGAGAGCACGATGGCCGCAGGGTCACGGGCCTTGATCTCCTCCACGCCGGCGGTGTGCGGGATCACCTCGGAATACACGCGCGCCTCGCGGACCCGGCGAGCGATCAACTGCGCGTACTGCGCTCCGAAATCGACAACCAGTACAGGTCGGGGAGATCCTGATGTCACCGGGCCAGTCTAGTTGGCGGTCTCGAGGTCACCCGTGCAGTGCGGCGAGCGGGCGGATGGAGGTCACATGCCGTAGGACATACCACCCGCGACGGCGATGATCCCGTAGATGACGATGACGATCACGCCGGCGATCGCACCCCAGATGGCCCACTTCTTCGCGTCGTCGGACGCCTTCTGCGCCTGCGCGTACTGCCCCTGCGCCCACAACCCGGACACCTTGCTGGCGTACACGATCGACACGATGCCAAACGGCAAGCAGCACAACACCGTGACGAGGATTCCCCACACGAGGTTGCTCTCAGGCTGCTGCGCGGGAACACCGCCGGGCGGCGGCCCGTACCCCTGCGGCGGCGGGGGCGGAGGCGGAGGGTCGACCGCGTGATCGGCACCCCTGGGGACCTTCGCTGCAGTAAGTTCCTCGATGCGCAAGCATGTCCGCGCGCGATAACGGGAATGGGTTAATGGTGCCTGGAACCGAAGAGCTGACGGAAAAGCTTGGTCTGCCCGCCGGGATCCGCGCGGTGCTGTTCGACCTCGACGGCGTGCTCACGGACACCGCGAGCGTGCACAAAAAGGCGTGGAAGTCGATGTTCGACGACTTCCTTCGACAGTGGGCCGAGCGCACCGGCGAGGTGTTCACGCCGTTCGACGTCCAGACCGACTATCTGAGCTACGTCGACGGCAAGAAGCGGGAGGACGGCGTGCGGTCGTTCCTGTTCAGCCGGGACATCGAGGTGCCTGACGGTAACCCCGATGACGGGCCCGAGCGCGAGACCGTGTTCGGGCTGGGTAACCGGAAGAACGAGATGTTCCAGCACGTTCTGCAGACCGACGGTGTCGAGGTGTTCGAGGGATCGCGCCGCTACCTGGAGGCGGCCGCGAACGCCGGACTGGGGATCGCGGTGGTCTCCTCAAGCGCGAACACGCGCGAGGTACTCGAATTGACCGGGCTAGCGCAATACGTGCGACACCGGGTGGACGGTGTCGTGCTGCGTGAGGAGAACATCGCGGGAAAGCCCGCACCGGATTCGTTCCTGCGTGCAGCGGAACTTCTCGGCGTCGAACCCGCTCACGGCGCCGTGTTCGAAGACGCGCTGTCAGGCGTGGCGGCGGGACGGGCCGGCCACTTCGGTCTGGTCGTCGGCGTCGACCGGGTGGGGCAGGCAGAAGCGTTGCGACGCAACGGAGCCGATGTCGTGGTGTCCGACCTGGCGGAGTTGCTCGCATGACGTTCAACGACGATGTTTTCCCCGTCGAGCCGTGGCAGGTGCGGGAGACGTCGCTCGACCTCGACATGCTCGCGCAGTCGGAGTCGCTGTTCGCGCTGTCGAACGGTCACATCGGATTGCGCGGAAATCTCGACGAAGGTGAACCTCACGCGCTACCGGGCACATACCTGAACTCGTTCTACGAGTGCCGACCCCTGCCGTACGCCGAGGCGGGATTCGGCTACCCCGAGGACGGGCAGACCGTCGTCAACGTCACCAACGGCAAGCTGGTGCGGCTGCTGGTCGACGACGAACCGTTCGACGTGCGCTACGGCGCGCTGCACGAACACGAACGCGTACTCGATCTGCGGGCAGGCACCCTGACGCGCATCGCGCTCTGGGAGTCACCGGCGGGCAAGAAGGTCAAAGTCGTTTCCACGCGCGTGGTTTCGCTCACTCAACGCAGTGTCGCCGCCATCGAGTACGTCGTCGAGGCGGTAGACGAATTCGCGCGGGTGACTTTGCAATCTGAACTCGTCGCCAACGAGGAGTTGCCGCCCTCGTCGAAGGACCCGCGGGTGTCGGCCGTCCTCGAGAAGCCGTTGGACCCGGTGCAGCACGAACACTCCGACCGCGGCGCCATCCTGCTGCACCGCACCCGGGGCAGCAACCTGATGATGGCCGCGGCGATGGACCACGACATCGAGGTCCCGGGCCGTTTCGAGGTCGATACCGGTGCGGGCCTGGACTGGGCCAACACCACGGTGATCTGTGGGTTGCGGCCGGGCCAGCAGCTGCGAATCGTCAAGTACCTGGCTTACGGGTGGTCAAGCCTGCGGTCGCGGCCGGCCCTGCGTGACCAGGCTGCCGCCGCGCTCAGCAGCGCCCGGTACACCGGCTGGCGAGGTCTGCTCGATGCGCAGCGCGCGTATCTCGACGATTTCTGGGACGGCGCCGACGTCGAGGTGGAGGGCGACCCCGACTGCCAGCAGGCGGTGCGCTTCGGGCTTTTCCATGTGTTGCAGGCCAGCGCCCGCGCCGAGCGCCGGGCGATTCCCGGCAAAGGACTGACAGGAACGGGTTACGACGGCCACGCCTTCTGGGACACCGAGGGTTATGTCCTTCCGGTGCTGACCTACACCCATCCGAAGGGGGCGGCCGACGCGTTGCGTTGGCGCGCGTCGATCCTCCCGCTCGCCAAGAAACGGGCGGCTCAACTCGATCTCGAAGGTGCCGCATACCCGTGGCGCACGATCCGCGGCGAGGAGTGCTCGGCGTACTGGCCGGCGGGCACCGCCGGATTTCACGTCAACGCCGACATCGCGATGGCGTTCGAGCGGTACCGGATCGTGACAGGCGACCACTCCCTGGAAGCCGAATGTGGACTCAACGTGCTCATCGAGACGGCCAGGCTGTGGCGGTCGCTCGGGCATCACGACCGACACGGAGTCTGGCATGTCGACGGTGTGACAGGGCCGGACGAGTACACCGCGGTGGTGCGCGACAACGTGTTCACCAACTTGATGGCCGCGGCCAACCTGCGGGCAGCCGCCGACGCCTGCGCGCGCAACGTGGACGCGGCCCACGCCGCGGGCGTCAGCACCGAGGAGATGGCCGCTTGGCGCCACGCCGCCGATTCCGCGCACATTCCGTTCGACGAGGAGTTGGGTGTACACCCCCAGTGCGACGGTTTCACCACGCTTCGCGAGTGGGACTTCACGAGCAACACGATCTACCCACTGCTGATGCACGAGCCCTACGTCCGGCTCTATCCGGCTCAGGTGATCAAGCAAGCCGACCTGGTGCTGGCGATGCACCTACAGGGCCACGCGTTCACCGCCGAGCAGAAGGCCCGCAACGTCGACTACTACGAACGGCGCACGACCAGGGATTCGTCGTTGTCGGCGTGCACACAAGCGGTGATGTGCGCCGACGTCGGTCATCTCGAACTCGCCCACGACTACACCTACGAAGCCGCGATGATCGACCTGCGGGACCTGCACCACAACACCCGCGACGGCCTGCACATGGCCTCGCTCGCCGGAGCGTGGACCGCGCTGGTGGCCGGCTTCGGCGGGTTACGTGACGACGAAGGGGTGCTGTCGCTGGACCCGAGGCTGCCCGACGGCATCTCGTGTCTGCGATTCCGCTTGCGGTGGCGGAACTTTCGGCTGACCGTCGACGTGAACCACGACGACGTCACTTATGCACTTCGCGACGGCCCGCACACCTCGCTGCGGATCCGCCACGCCGGCGAGGACCTGGAGCTTTCGACCCAGGAGCCGACGACCGTGGCGGTCCACCGGTGCGAGCCGTTGCTGCCGACGCCGCAGCAGCCGCTGGGCCGGGAGCCTCTGCGCCGGCGTCGGGTGTAGCGCTAAGCCATCTGCTTGTGCACCGGCAGACCACCGGTCGCCTCGAACACCACGCGCCTGCCGATCTCCACGGCGTGGTCGGCGAAGCGTTCGTAGTAGCGGCCGAGCAACGCGACGTCGACCGCGGAACACACCCCGTCCTGCCACTTGTGGTCCATCAGCAACGTGAACAGGTGCCGATGCTCGGCGTCGACGGCGTCGTCCTCGTCGCGCAACCGCGCCGCCTTCTCGGGATCGCGCGACATCAGTACCTCCTGTGCCGACTTCGCGAGTTCCACCGCCCGCTCCCCCATCTCGGCGAAGCTCGCCCGCACGTCGGCCGGCAACGCGCAGTCCGGGTGGCGCAACCGCGAGATCCCGGCAACGTGAACGGCCAGCGCACCCATCCGGTCGATGTCGGCGGCGACGTGGATGGAGCCGACCACCGTGCGCAGCTCACTCGCGACGGGTTGCTGCAGCGCGAGAATCCGCAGCGCAGCTTCCTCCGTCCGCCGATTCAGCGCGACGATGTGCTCATGGTCGGCGATGACCTGCTCGGCCAGCGACAGGTCGGCCTCGAGCAGCGCCTGGGTCGCGCGTTCCATCGCACTGACCGCCAGCCCGCACATCTGCCCCAGTTGGGCGCACAGCCCGGTCAATTGCTCGTGATACGCGGTCCGCATCGCGACTCTCCTCCCTCAGAGGATGTCAGGTACCCCTATCGGCGAGCTTTCAACCAGCCGAGCTGACCGGCTCGATCGGCAGCCGCCGCAGCGCCGCCGGCGCGTCTGCGGGGACGACCGGGTGTTCCGGCGGTACAGGCGCCAACCGCCGGTACGGCAGGCCCTGCTCCGGCCGAAGGTCCTGCTGCCCCTTGTTCGGCCACAGCGACGTCGCGCGTTCGGCTTGGGCGGTGATCGAAAGTGACGGATTCACACCGAGATTCGCGGAGATCGCCGCCCCGTCGTGCACCGACAACGTCGGATAGCCGTACGCCCGGTGGTACGGATCGATGACACCGTGCTGCGGGTCGTCACCGATGGCCGCACCGCCGAGGAAGTGCGCGGTGAGCGGGATGTTGAACAGCTCGCCCCAGGTGCCGCCCGCGACGCCGTCGATCTTCTCTGCGATCCGCCGTGTCACCTGGTTGCCGACCGGGATCCACGTCGGGTTGGGCGCACCGTGACCCTGCTTGCTCAGATACCGCCGGACGCCGAACCTGTTCCGTTTGGTGTAGGTGGTGATCGAGTTGTCGAGATGCTGCATCACCAGGGCGATCAGCGTCCGCTCACTCCACTGCCGGACGTTGAGCATGCGCAGCGTGCCTCGGGGGTTTGTTCGGGCGTTGTGAAAGAACTGTTTCCAGCGCGGTACATCGGTTCCTTCCGGCCCGGCCCCATCGGTCATCAGGGTCTGCAACAGTCCCATCGCGTTCGAGCCCTTGCCGTAGCGCACCGGTTCAATGTGGGTGTCGGAGGTGGGGTGGATCGACGAGGTGATCGCGACGCCGTGGGTGAGGTCGAGATCGGGCGTCACCTCGAAGCGTCCGGCTCCCACAATCGATTCGGAGTTCGTCCGTGTCAGCACCCCCAGCTTGTCCGACAGCTTGGGCAGCTTGCCCTTGTCGCGCATTTTGAACAACAGCTTCTGGGTGTTGTACGTCCCCGCGGCGAGCACCACGTGCTGCGCGGTGAACGTCCGCTTCTTTCGGCGCACCCAACTGCCGGTGCGGACGGTGTGCACGTTCCACAGCCCGTCGGGACGCTCCTCGAAGCCGGTGACCGTTGTCATCGGAAAGACTTGCGCCCCAGACTTTTCGGCCAGATACAGGTAGTTCTTGACGAGGGTGTTCTTGGCGTTGTGGCGGCACCCGGTCATGCATTCTCCGACTTCGATGCAGCCGGTCCGCGCGGGCCCGGCACCACCGAAGTACGGGTCGGGCACCGTCACGCCGGGCGCCTTGGTGCCGTCCGGGCCGAAGAAGACGCCCACCGGTGTCGGCACGAAGGTGTCGCCGACCCCCATCTCGTCGGCGACCTGCTTGACGACGCGGTCGGCGTCGGTGAACGTTGGGTTCGTGACGACACCGAGCATGCGCTGCGCCTGGTCGTAGTGCGGCATCAACTCGGCGCGCCAGTCGGTGATGTCCTTCCACTGCGGGTCGTTGAAGAACGGATCGGGCGGCACGTACAGGGTGTTGGCATAGTTCAGCGACCCGCCGCCTACGCCCGCGCCGGCCAGGATCATCACGTTGCGCAGCAGGTGGATCCGCTGGATTCCGTACATGCCGAGCTGCGGCGCCCACAGGAACTTGCGCAGATTCCACGAAGTCTTGGCGAAATCCTCGTCGGCGAAGCGCCGACCGGCTTCCAGCACGGCGACGCGATATCCCTTTTCGGTCAGCCGCAGGGCGGTGACGCTGCCGCCGAACCCCGAACCGATCACCAGGACGTCGTAGTCAGGTTCCATCGGACCAGTATGGCGTTACCGAGGGGTAACTTCTAGACAGGGCCGCCAAAGTTGTAAAGCGCTTGCTCGCGCAAGATCAGATGCCGACGGCGGTGCCGCAGATGCCGCAGACCTCGAACTGCCTGCGGTTCCAGCGTGCCACCGGCACGAAGAACAACGTGAACTGCTTGAACTCGCGGACCCGCGACCACTGGGTGGTGTTGTGGCAGCGCGGGCACGTCCTGACCTCCCCGGCACCGAGGTGTTGCTGTTTGGTGCCGTAACCGAAGAGGAAGAAGAACACCCCGCTCAGCGTAGGCGTGCAGCTCAGCTTCCGACGGCCAGGCCAACCTTCTGGAACTCCTTGAGGTCGCAGTATCCCGCCTTGGCCATCGAGCGCCGCAGCCCCCCGACGAGGTTCAGCGAGCCGAACGGATCGTCGGACGGGCCGGTGAGAACCTGTTCCAGCGACGGCCGTTCACCGATCGCGACCTGCAGGAACGCGCCCCGCGGCAGGGACGGATGGGCGGCCGCGGCGGGCCAGAACCAGCCATCGCCCAGCGCCTCGGCCGAGCTGGCCAGCGGCGTGCCGAGCACCACCGCGTCCGCTCCGCACGCGATGGCCTTGGCCAGATCGCCGGAGGTGTGCATGTCGCCGTCGGCGAGCACGTGCACATACCGTCCACCGGTCTCATCGAGGTATTCCCGGCGCGCTGCGGCCGCGTCGGCGATCGCGGTCGCCATCGGCACGCTGATGCCGAGGACCTCGTCGCTGGTGGTCACGCCGCTGGTCGAGCCGTAGCCGACGATCACACCGGCCGCGCCGGTGCGCATCAGATGCAGAGCGGTGCGGTGATCGAGCACGCCGCCCGCGACCACCGGCACGTCGAGTTCGGCGATGAAGGTCTTGAGGTTCAACGGCTCTCCGGCGCCCTGGTTTTGGGCTACACGTTCGGCCGAGATGATCGTGCCCTGAATGACCAGAAGGTCGATGCCGGCGGAGAGCAGCGCAGGAGTCAGCGCCTGCGCGTTCTGCGGGCTGACCCGCACCGCCGTCGTCACGCCGGCCTCGCGAATCCGCGCGACGGACGCGCCCAGCAGGTCCGGGTCCAGCGGCGCGGCGTGAAACTGCTGTAGCAGCCGGATCGCCGCCGATGACTCGGGCTCCTTCTCGGCCGCCTCGATGACCTGGGCGATCTTGGCCTCCACGTCGGCGTGCCGACCGATGAGGCCCTCGCCGTTGAGAACCCCCAGGCCGCCGAGCCGGCCCATCTCGATGGCGAACTCCGGGGACACCAGCGCATCGGTGGGATGGGCGACCACCGGGATCTCGAACCGGTAGGCATCCAGTTGCCAGGCGGTCGAGACGTCCTGAGACGACCGCGTGCGCCGCGACGGGACGATGTTGATGTCGTCGAGTTCGTAAGTGCGGCGGGCGGTTCGGCCCATGCCGATCTCAACCATGTCTCGCATGGCGGCGGATCCCC
This window harbors:
- a CDS encoding SDR family NAD(P)-dependent oxidoreductase, with protein sequence MRRRRDAVKLFGDRRSRDAAAVITGAGSGIGAAFAVELANRGGRVVCSDIDEASARCTAEAIENRGGQAIAVRCDVTRIDDVTALADEAQSWFGGPPTVVINNAGVGAGGLPIGETGLDDWRWVLDINLWGPIHGCHVFAPILRDAGYGGIINVASAAAFGAAPGMAAYNVSKAGVLSLSETLAAELSGSGVNVTALCPTFVKTNIVQSGRISAKSTQLADRLMRWTGFSPDRVARMCLDTLDRGGLYCMPQPDARIGWGIKRFTPTVYTRAVGLTTRVTS
- a CDS encoding ferritin family protein — protein: MATKTKIDMDAMLAKIKDRQWALADIDWDAPGAELITDEQRPKLKAFMADLCWIENIGARGFAALAKKAPTPTIAEIYRYFHAEEQRHANAELALMKRWGMLEDGEVPEPNVNIRLAIDWLDRWADDMPLSLLGTVIPMLEVALDGALLKFLLDEVHDPVCHRVFEKINNDESRHLVVDFEVLDMIGHARIRRLLIDFIGHNATPGLIIGAVMGAPLINRIRNEIVAMGMEPERLYRAVKRFKELGDRGEYTNRVPTYRFLRRYAGVVTNPRHPYHLLANSMVWISDRYPRPLLPSVPSWVKEVTHEPAA
- a CDS encoding flavin-containing monooxygenase, which gives rise to MDVHDTLIVGAGFTGIGAAIKLSEAGVDDFVILERGDRVGGTWRDNTYPGAACDIPSLLYSFSFAGNPNWSRSYSPGEEIRAHIEDMVDDFGLRHRIRFGVEVNGLQFSEADGVWTVKAKGRKRFRARTVVLASGPLPDHKWPDIRGLDSYRGHKIHSARWDHDYDFAGKRVAVVGTGASAVQIVPELVKRADFVKVFQRTPGWVLPRLDIATPAAAQTLFAKVPAVQEIARQALFWGHELTATALVWDTPLTGLVAQLGKAHLRLQVKDPWLRRQLTPDFTPGCKRMLMSSDYYPALQRDNCKLIDWPIATMSPVGIRTSDGVEHHLDCVVFATGYDVHLTGPPFPVTGIGGRKLSEDWAGGAQAYKSVNAHGYPNLFFMTGPNSGPGHNSLLVYVEGQLDYTVRAITTILRERLRYLDVREDVQRRYNERIQKRLTKTTWMSGCSSWYLTADGFNASMYPGFATQYLRQMRDFRRDDYVAVARDVYAVTTPA
- a CDS encoding MerR family transcriptional regulator, whose translation is MTGRQPRPPAGPISAILNGLRRADKRVRRGSRDVVATAVSQLFDAAVQPHGVEESGEYRIEELARLAGTTTRNIRVYRDRGLLHPPLRVGRIALFNDTHLTRLRLITSLLDRGYNISHVREMLSAWEQGKGVGEILGLESAIAGSWATEKPERMSVADARRLVDDDPGFDRMVGLGVIKLEDGEAVIVRPKLIEAFNDIRQYGVGTDKLIDLHERIGPLIDQISGILVQAGIEEVLHRINPGAALPPDTEIAELITMLVRFRTQAVSAVSATLAFSIESTIESLVGEILGDVIDKDSGA
- the guaA gene encoding glutamine-hydrolyzing GMP synthase — encoded protein: MTSGSPRPVLVVDFGAQYAQLIARRVREARVYSEVIPHTAGVEEIKARDPAAIVLSGGPASVYEDGAPRLNPQLFDLDVPVFGICYGFQAMAQVLGGTVARTGTREYGRTELKVTGGQLHSDLPTTQPVWMSHGDAVTEAPEGFEVVAASTGAPVAAFENRARRLAGVQYHPEVMHTPHGQQVLSRFLHEFAGIDSTWTPANIAEALVEQVREEIGDGRAICGLSGGVDSAVAAALVQRAIGDRLTCVFVDHGLLRAGERAQVQRDFVAATHANLVTVDVADRFLEALTGVTNPEGKRKVIGREFIRAFEGAVRSLVEGGGSADERLREEPTGDVEYLVQGTLYPDVVESGGGSGTANIKSHHNVGGLPDDLKFTLVEPLRLLFKDEVRAVGRELGLPEEIVARQPFPGPGLGIRIVGEVTASRLETLRRADAIAREELTAAGLDNQIWQCPVVLLADIRSVGVQGDGRTYGHPIVLRPVSSEDAMTADWTRVPYEVLERISTRITNEVAEVNRVVLDVTSKPPGTIEWE